AGGTCGTCGTGCTGGCCCAGGAGGTCAAGAGCGCCTTCGAGGAGTACCAGCGGCAGAACAAGAACCTGCGCCTGGACAACTACCAGCTCGAGGGTCTGAAAGCCCTGACTGACGCGGGCGCGCTGGCCGATCAGGTCACGCACCACGCCACCTGGACGCCCGAGGAGAAGCAGGAGATCCTGGCGGCCGTCGCGCTGCGCGCCCGCCTGGAAGGCGTGCTGAAGTTCCTGGGCCGCGACACCGAACGCTTCAACATGGACAAGAAGATCGCGGGGCGCGTCAAGGAACAGATGGACGCCAACCAGCGCGAGTACTACCTGCGCGAGCAGATGAAAGCCATCGGCAAGGAACTCGGCGGCGGCGAGGACGGCCCGGCCGAGGTCGAGGCGCTGCGCGAGAAGATCGAGGCGGCGGGCATGCCCGAATCGGTCAAGGAAAAGGCCCTGAAGGAACTGAACCGCCTGGAACGCACGCCCGGCGGCAGCCCCGAGAGCACCGTCGTACGCAACTACATCGACTGGCTGATCGACGTGCCCTGGAGCAAACGCGACGAGGAGATCCTGGATATCGCCCGCACGCGCGAGATCCTGGACGCCGACCACTACGCGCTGGGCGACGTGAAGGACCGCATCCTGGAATTCCTGGCGGTGCGTCAGCTGACCCACCGGCCCGGCGAGACCGAGGAAGCCCGCAAGGAACGCAGCGCCGAGGAACGCACGGACGACGCCGAACTGCGCGCCCCGATCCTGGTGCTCGTCGGTCCTCCCGGCGTCGGCAAGACCAGCCTGGGCAAGAGCATCGCGCGCAGCCTGAACCGCAAGTTCGTGCGCATGGCCCTGGGCGGCGTGCGCGACGAGGCCGAGATCCGTGGTCACCGCCGCACGTACATCGGCTCCATGCCGGGCCGGATCATTCAGGCCATGAAGAACGCCGGCGTCACGAACCCCGTGATCCTGCTCGACGAGATCGACAAGATGAGCAGCGACTGGCGCGGCGACCCCAGCAGCGCCATGCTGGAAGTGCTGGACCCCGAGCAGAACCACACCTTCCAGGACCACTACCTGGAAGTGCCGTATGACCTGTCGCAGGTCATGTTCATCACGACTGCCAACAGCCTGCAGACCATTCCGCGCCCGCTGCTGGACCGCATGGAGATCATCAACATCCCCGGCTACACCCAGCCGGAGAAGGTCGAGATCGCCCGGCGTTACCGCGTGCCCCGCCAGATCAAGAGCCACGGCCTGACCGGCAAGCTGGACATCACGGACGCCGCCCTGAACCGCGTGGTCGAGGAGTACACCGCCGAGAGCGGCGTGCGCAACCTGGACCGTCAGGTGAGCAAACTGGCCCGCAAGGCCGCCCGTGAGCTGCTGGAGAAAGCCTGGGACGGCGTGAAGGTCATCGACGCGCCGCAGGTGCCGGATTACCTGGGCGTGCCGGTGCACCGCCCGGACAAGATGGAGAAGGAACCGCAGGTCGGCGTGGCGCAGGGTCTGGCGTGGACCAGCGTGGGCGGCACCATGCTGCTCGTCGAGGCGCTCGCCACGCCCGGCACCGGCAAGATCGTCATGACCGGCAGCCTGGGCGACGTGATGAAGGAAAGCGTCAGCGCGGCCATCGCGTACCTGCGCGCCAACGCCGCCCGCTACGGCGCCGACCCGGACTTCCACAAGACCATGGACCTGCACGTGCACTTCCCGGACGGCGCCACGCCCAAGGACGGCCCCAGCGCCGGCATCACCATCGCCACGGCCGTGATCAGCGCCGTGACCGGCCGCCCCGTCCGCATGGACGTCGCCATGACCGGCGAGATCAGCCTGCGCGGCCGCGTGCTGCCTATCGGCGGGGTCAAGGAGAAACTGCTGGCCGCGCACCAGGGCGGGATCCGCGAGGTCATCATTCCCAAGGACAACGAGCCGCACCTGCAGGAGGTGCCGGACAGCATCCGCGGCGACCTGCGCGTGCACGCCGCCGAGCGGGTCGGTGAGGTCCTGGACCTGCTGCTGCTGCCCAAACCCGAGGCCGACGGCACGATGCCCGTTCCACTGGGCAAGACCTCTGCCCAGCCCGGCGCGTAAGCCTCCCCTGCCACCATGAAGCGTCCCCCCAGCTGGTCTGGGGGGACGCTTCACGTTGGAGCGGATCAGCGGCGGCCGTAGCCTCCGCCTCCGCCGGTCTCGGGGGTGCCGGTGGTGGCGGCGCCCCGCCCCACACCGGCGTCGCTGCGGCCCGCGTACCCGCCGGCAGCGGGCGCCGCAGCAGGTGCGAAGCCCGCCACGGGCGCGCTGCCGTACCCGGCGGGCGCGGCGGCGCTGCCTCCGGCCGTGCCGACCGTGGGGTCGTTGGCGAGGCGGGCGAATTCCTTGCTGTCCACGGAGCGTTCCACGCCCACGTCGAAGGAGATCACGCGGCGGCGGTACAGGTTCGCCAGGAAGGCGTCCATGGTGACCATGCCCTCGCGCGCGCCGGTCTGCATGACGCTGGTGATCTGGTAGGTCTTGCCCTCGCGGATCAGGGCGCGCACGGCGGGGTTGGCGATCAGCAGTTCGTACGCCAGGATGCGGCCCTGGCCGTCCAGGCGGGGCAGCAGCTGCTGGGTCATGACCGCCACGAGGTTGTTGGCGAGCTGCACGCGGATCTGCTCCTGCTGCTCTTCGGGGAACACGTCCACGATACGGTCGATGGATTCCGGGGCGGAGTTGGTGTGCAGGGTGCCCATCACGAGGTGCCCGGTCTCGGCGGCGGTCACGGCGGCCTTGATGGTCTCGTAGTCGCGCATTTCGCCGACCAGGATCACGTCGGGCGCCTGGCGCAGCACGGCGCGCAGGGCGTCGTTGAAGCTCATGGTGTCCGCGCCGACCTCACGCTGGTTGATGATGCACTGCTTGTGCGTGTGCATGAACTCGATGGGGTCCTCGATGGTCATGATGTGCAGGTTCTTGGTGGTGTTGATGTAGTCGATCATGGCGGCCAGCGTGGTGGACTTCCCCGAGCCGGTCGGGCCGGTCACGAGCACCAGGCCGCGCGGCGCGTTGGCGATGTCGATGACGTTCTGCGGGAGGCCCATCTCCTGGGCGCTCTTGATCTTGGTGGGGATCAGTCGCAGCACGCCGCCCACGTTGCCGCGCTGCATGAAGGCGTTCACGCGGAAGCGGGCCTTCTCGCCCAGCGCGAACGAGAAGTCCAGTTCGCGGCGTTCCTCGAAGGTGCGCTGCTGCTTCTCGTTCATCATGGAGTACATCAGTTTGCGGGTCTCGGTGGCGGCCAGTTCCGTGAAGCCCTGCGAGTCGTACACGCCCTGCAACTTGAACTTCGGCGGCAGTCCGACGGTCAGGATCACGTCGGACGCGCCCTTCTCGGCGGCGAAACGCAGGATGTCGGTGATGTCGGCGGCGGGCTGGGTCATGGGGGTACCTCGGGGGAAACGTGGGGCGAAAGAGCGGGGGCGCGCGGGCAGGAGCTTACTTGCTGGTGACGGCCAGCACCTCCTCGAGGGTGGTGATGCCGGACAGCGCCTTCTC
The DNA window shown above is from Deinococcus sp. LM3 and carries:
- the lon gene encoding endopeptidase La, coding for MIWELPVVALRNIVILPGVTMNVDVGRPKSKRAVDEAQASDRRVLLLTQRDARTDDPTRAELFDMGVLAVIKQVVRMPDNTYQVLVEAQERAAVLDEVSSAYMRVRAETQATPADDSREVVVLAQEVKSAFEEYQRQNKNLRLDNYQLEGLKALTDAGALADQVTHHATWTPEEKQEILAAVALRARLEGVLKFLGRDTERFNMDKKIAGRVKEQMDANQREYYLREQMKAIGKELGGGEDGPAEVEALREKIEAAGMPESVKEKALKELNRLERTPGGSPESTVVRNYIDWLIDVPWSKRDEEILDIARTREILDADHYALGDVKDRILEFLAVRQLTHRPGETEEARKERSAEERTDDAELRAPILVLVGPPGVGKTSLGKSIARSLNRKFVRMALGGVRDEAEIRGHRRTYIGSMPGRIIQAMKNAGVTNPVILLDEIDKMSSDWRGDPSSAMLEVLDPEQNHTFQDHYLEVPYDLSQVMFITTANSLQTIPRPLLDRMEIINIPGYTQPEKVEIARRYRVPRQIKSHGLTGKLDITDAALNRVVEEYTAESGVRNLDRQVSKLARKAARELLEKAWDGVKVIDAPQVPDYLGVPVHRPDKMEKEPQVGVAQGLAWTSVGGTMLLVEALATPGTGKIVMTGSLGDVMKESVSAAIAYLRANAARYGADPDFHKTMDLHVHFPDGATPKDGPSAGITIATAVISAVTGRPVRMDVAMTGEISLRGRVLPIGGVKEKLLAAHQGGIREVIIPKDNEPHLQEVPDSIRGDLRVHAAERVGEVLDLLLLPKPEADGTMPVPLGKTSAQPGA
- a CDS encoding type IV pilus twitching motility protein PilT; protein product: MTQPAADITDILRFAAEKGASDVILTVGLPPKFKLQGVYDSQGFTELAATETRKLMYSMMNEKQQRTFEERRELDFSFALGEKARFRVNAFMQRGNVGGVLRLIPTKIKSAQEMGLPQNVIDIANAPRGLVLVTGPTGSGKSTTLAAMIDYINTTKNLHIMTIEDPIEFMHTHKQCIINQREVGADTMSFNDALRAVLRQAPDVILVGEMRDYETIKAAVTAAETGHLVMGTLHTNSAPESIDRIVDVFPEEQQEQIRVQLANNLVAVMTQQLLPRLDGQGRILAYELLIANPAVRALIREGKTYQITSVMQTGAREGMVTMDAFLANLYRRRVISFDVGVERSVDSKEFARLANDPTVGTAGGSAAAPAGYGSAPVAGFAPAAAPAAGGYAGRSDAGVGRGAATTGTPETGGGGGYGRR